In Bradyrhizobium lablabi, one DNA window encodes the following:
- the fliQ gene encoding flagellar biosynthesis protein FliQ, giving the protein MTGAETLDVARDAIWTIVVVSSPLMVVGLVVGVVVSLFQALTQIQEQTLVFVPKILAIFVTLLLALPFMADSLHSHMMRISSRIIGG; this is encoded by the coding sequence ATGACCGGTGCTGAAACCCTCGACGTGGCGCGCGATGCGATCTGGACCATTGTCGTGGTGTCGTCGCCTTTGATGGTGGTGGGCCTTGTGGTCGGCGTCGTGGTGTCGCTGTTCCAGGCGCTGACGCAGATCCAGGAGCAGACGCTGGTGTTCGTGCCGAAGATTCTCGCGATCTTCGTGACGCTATTATTGGCGCTGCCGTTCATGGCGGACTCGCTGCACAGCCACATGATGCGGATATCGTCGCGAATCATTGGCGGCTGA
- a CDS encoding flagellar biosynthetic protein FliO, with amino-acid sequence MQALTFFFAFVAVLALIGVAAWLVRRFAGNRLGANTNRGRMPRLAVIDAAAVDGRRRLVLVRRDNIEHLLMIGGPTDIVVEPNIVRAMPVRDQVPPRAGAGAPELPPRIAPLPDTAGWSDDSPTRSDPRSDPRADVFDHPEPQMPEPPPRPARPSFADEVRRPAPALSERRSEPLRNEPLRSEALRGEPMRSEPMREPARSDPIRDALRDPLAGFAPEPLGGRQEPLGGRPEPRPELRPEPMPSRVTSRNEPVAPRPPRQVEPPKAPPVRAPERAAAPPPPPPPPPQPTADQNLAEMAQRLEAALRRPTSDTVAPPVAPEPPPSRPQRNEPITPPPAPAPEKGGFENLEDEMASLLGRPKTPS; translated from the coding sequence ATGCAGGCACTGACATTTTTCTTCGCATTCGTGGCCGTGCTGGCGCTGATCGGCGTCGCCGCCTGGCTGGTCCGCCGATTCGCCGGCAACCGCCTCGGCGCCAACACCAATCGCGGCCGGATGCCGCGGCTCGCCGTGATCGACGCCGCCGCCGTGGACGGCCGCCGGCGGCTGGTGCTGGTGCGGCGCGACAACATCGAACATCTGCTGATGATCGGCGGCCCGACCGACATCGTCGTGGAACCCAATATCGTGCGCGCGATGCCGGTGCGGGATCAGGTGCCGCCGCGGGCCGGCGCCGGTGCACCCGAGCTGCCGCCCCGGATCGCGCCGCTACCCGACACCGCCGGCTGGAGCGACGATAGCCCGACACGATCCGATCCAAGATCCGATCCACGCGCCGACGTCTTCGATCATCCCGAGCCTCAAATGCCCGAGCCGCCGCCGCGCCCGGCGCGGCCTTCATTTGCCGACGAAGTCCGCCGGCCGGCTCCGGCGCTTTCGGAGCGGCGGAGCGAACCCTTGCGGAATGAGCCTTTGCGCAGCGAGGCTTTGCGCGGCGAGCCCATGCGCAGCGAGCCCATGCGCGAGCCGGCGCGCAGCGATCCCATCCGCGATGCCTTGCGCGATCCCTTGGCGGGTTTTGCACCGGAGCCGCTCGGCGGACGGCAAGAGCCGCTCGGCGGACGCCCGGAGCCCCGCCCCGAGCTACGTCCCGAACCAATGCCCTCGCGCGTCACCTCGCGCAACGAACCGGTGGCGCCGCGCCCGCCGCGCCAGGTCGAACCGCCAAAGGCGCCGCCAGTTCGCGCGCCCGAGCGCGCCGCCGCGCCGCCACCGCCGCCCCCACCGCCGCCGCAACCGACCGCGGACCAAAATCTTGCCGAGATGGCGCAGCGGCTGGAAGCGGCGTTGCGCCGGCCGACCTCCGACACCGTTGCGCCCCCGGTCGCGCCCGAACCGCCGCCAAGCCGGCCCCAGCGCAACGAGCCAATCACGCCGCCGCCGGCTCCCGCCCCTGAAAAGGGCGGCTTTGAAAATCTCGAAGACGAGATGGCATCATTGCTGGGCCGCCCAAAGACGCCTTCGTGA
- the fliR gene encoding flagellar biosynthetic protein FliR, which produces MRVDISLLPALAAAFMLAFARIGAMVMLLPGLGESNIPVRIKLAIALLLTLIILPLHRAAYHVDMGSLTPLLVLMVHEIVIGIVLGATARVTLAALQVAGSVIAQQLGLGFVTSIDPTQGQQGLLVGNFLTLLGITLLFATDSHHLVIAALNDSYAIFSPGETMQSGDVAALATRAFTAAFKIGMQLSAPFLVFGLVFNLGLGVLARLMPQMQVYFVGVPLSILAGFLILAVVITAMMGTFLDYFIGVMHDLIPLNGKP; this is translated from the coding sequence ATGCGCGTCGATATCTCACTGCTGCCGGCGCTTGCCGCCGCCTTCATGCTGGCCTTCGCCCGCATCGGCGCCATGGTGATGCTGTTGCCGGGGTTGGGCGAAAGCAACATTCCGGTTCGCATCAAGCTCGCGATCGCGCTATTGCTGACGCTGATCATATTACCGCTGCACCGCGCCGCCTATCACGTCGACATGGGCTCGCTCACCCCGCTATTGGTATTGATGGTGCACGAGATCGTCATCGGCATCGTGCTCGGCGCCACCGCGCGGGTGACGCTCGCGGCGCTGCAGGTCGCCGGAAGCGTGATCGCCCAGCAACTCGGTCTTGGCTTCGTCACCTCGATCGATCCGACCCAGGGACAGCAAGGACTATTGGTCGGAAACTTCCTCACCCTTCTCGGCATCACCCTGTTGTTTGCGACCGACAGCCATCATCTGGTGATCGCGGCGCTCAACGACAGCTATGCGATATTCTCGCCGGGCGAGACCATGCAAAGCGGCGATGTCGCGGCGCTGGCCACCCGCGCCTTCACGGCCGCCTTCAAGATCGGCATGCAGCTTTCGGCGCCGTTTCTGGTGTTCGGCCTGGTGTTCAATCTCGGGCTCGGCGTGCTGGCGCGGCTGATGCCGCAGATGCAGGTCTATTTCGTCGGCGTGCCGCTCTCGATCCTTGCCGGCTTCCTGATCCTCGCCGTCGTCATCACCGCGATGATGGGAACCTTCCTCGATTATTTCATCGGCGTCATGCACGATTTGATACCGCTCAACGGAAAGCCGTAG
- the flhB gene encoding flagellar biosynthesis protein FlhB encodes MADENDTSDKTEDPTQKRLDDAHDRGDVAKSQEINTWFVISGATLVMSTFSGSIGTGILMPLRNLIANSWMIHADGPGLLALAQSLEYVLIGALGVPLLLLSLAAIAGNMIQHRLVWSGESLKPKFSKVSPAAGAKRIFGKQAAANFAKGLFKVIALGAVMTAILWPERHRLESFMHFDPAMLLGATTGLTVHLMGAVVAMLAVVAIADYFFQYRQWYERQKMSLQEMKEEFKQSEGDPHVKGRLRQLRQARMKKRMMAAVPKASVVITNPTHYSVALSYERGMSAPICVAKGVDSIALKIREIAGKHDIPIVENVPLARALYATVEIDNEIPVEHYHAVAEIIGYVMGLKRGFSGRRV; translated from the coding sequence ATGGCCGACGAGAACGACACATCAGACAAAACAGAAGACCCCACGCAAAAACGTCTCGACGACGCCCATGACCGCGGCGATGTCGCCAAAAGCCAGGAGATCAACACCTGGTTCGTGATCTCGGGCGCGACGCTGGTGATGTCGACATTTTCCGGATCGATCGGGACCGGCATCCTGATGCCGCTGCGCAATTTGATCGCCAATTCCTGGATGATCCATGCCGACGGGCCCGGCCTTCTGGCGCTGGCACAGTCGCTCGAATATGTGCTGATCGGAGCGCTCGGCGTGCCGCTATTGCTGCTGTCGCTGGCGGCGATCGCCGGCAACATGATCCAGCACCGGCTGGTGTGGTCGGGCGAATCCCTAAAACCCAAATTCAGCAAGGTCTCGCCGGCGGCCGGGGCAAAACGGATCTTCGGCAAGCAGGCGGCGGCGAATTTCGCCAAGGGCCTGTTCAAGGTGATCGCGCTCGGCGCGGTGATGACAGCGATCCTGTGGCCGGAGCGTCATCGGCTGGAATCCTTCATGCACTTCGACCCGGCGATGCTGCTCGGCGCCACCACCGGCCTGACGGTGCATCTGATGGGCGCCGTGGTGGCGATGCTCGCGGTGGTCGCGATCGCCGACTATTTCTTCCAGTACCGGCAATGGTACGAACGGCAGAAGATGTCGCTGCAGGAGATGAAGGAGGAGTTCAAGCAGTCCGAAGGCGATCCCCACGTCAAGGGCCGGCTCCGCCAATTGCGCCAGGCGCGCATGAAGAAGCGGATGATGGCCGCGGTTCCCAAGGCCTCCGTGGTCATCACCAACCCGACCCACTATTCGGTGGCGCTGTCCTATGAGCGCGGCATGTCGGCGCCGATCTGCGTCGCCAAGGGCGTCGACAGTATCGCGCTCAAGATCAGGGAAATCGCCGGCAAGCACGACATCCCGATCGTGGAGAACGTGCCGCTGGCGCGGGCGCTGTATGCGACCGTCGAGATCGACAACGAGATCCCGGTCGAGCATTATCACGCGGTCGCCGAAATCATCGGTTACGTGATGGGTCTGAAGCGCGGGTTTTCCGGCCGGCGGGTCTGA
- the flgB gene encoding flagellar basal body rod protein FlgB — protein sequence MSISDLPVLSALRTKMQWHQERQRVLSENVSNSDTPNFKPRDLVEPKFDAAGAAAGTMGSLAMMRTTTSHITPSGAPDSFDQNKRAGFQTRPAGNSVNLEDEMLKVSANQMDYAAVTSLYSKSLHLLKTAIGKG from the coding sequence ATGTCCATCAGCGATCTTCCGGTGTTGTCGGCGCTGCGCACCAAGATGCAGTGGCACCAGGAACGTCAGCGCGTCCTGTCTGAAAACGTCTCCAACTCCGACACGCCGAATTTCAAGCCGCGCGATCTGGTCGAACCGAAATTCGACGCCGCCGGCGCCGCCGCGGGAACGATGGGGTCGCTGGCGATGATGCGCACCACGACCAGCCACATTACGCCCTCCGGCGCACCCGACAGCTTCGACCAGAACAAGCGGGCAGGCTTCCAGACGAGGCCCGCCGGCAATTCCGTCAATCTCGAAGACGAGATGCTGAAGGTCTCCGCCAACCAGATGGACTACGCGGCGGTGACCTCGCTCTACAGCAAGAGCCTGCATCTTCTGAAGACCGCGATCGGCAAGGGTTGA
- the flgC gene encoding flagellar basal body rod protein FlgC produces MADDAGDFARSMSIATSGLRAQAGRMRVISENIANADSTSQTAGGDPYRRKVPTFSSALDRTLDAQVVTLGKVRPDGSAFRVKYEPSNPAADQAGNVKYPNVNPLIEMTDMRDAQRSYEANLNIISATRRMIQRTLDILKA; encoded by the coding sequence ATGGCAGACGATGCAGGAGATTTCGCCCGCTCGATGAGCATCGCGACCTCGGGCCTGCGCGCGCAGGCGGGACGGATGCGGGTGATCTCGGAAAATATCGCCAACGCGGATTCCACCTCTCAGACCGCCGGCGGCGATCCTTATCGGCGCAAAGTTCCGACATTTTCCTCCGCGCTCGACCGCACGCTGGATGCCCAGGTCGTGACGTTGGGCAAGGTGCGGCCCGACGGCTCAGCATTCCGCGTCAAATACGAGCCGTCCAATCCGGCCGCCGACCAGGCCGGCAACGTCAAATATCCCAACGTCAATCCGCTGATCGAAATGACCGACATGCGCGACGCGCAGCGATCCTATGAAGCAAATCTCAATATCATCAGCGCGACGCGCCGGATGATCCAACGCACGCTCGACATCCTCAAGGCCTGA
- the fliP gene encoding flagellar type III secretion system pore protein FliP (The bacterial flagellar biogenesis protein FliP forms a type III secretion system (T3SS)-type pore required for flagellar assembly.), whose amino-acid sequence MRSAPFPRRVLFLLTLITATSLAGSAFAQDISINLGQGNGGVTERAIQLIALLTVLSIAPSILIMMTSFTRIVVVLSLLRTALGTATAPPNSVIIALAMFLTAFVMGPVLQKSYDDGIKPLVANQIGVEEALQRASVPLRGFMEKNVREKDLKLFMDLSGEPPPATPEEMSLRILVPAFMISELKRAFEIGFLLFLPFLIIDLVVASVLMSMGMMMLPPVVVSLPFKLIFFVLVDGWSLVAGSLVQSYGG is encoded by the coding sequence GTGAGATCGGCGCCATTCCCGCGTAGAGTTTTATTCCTTTTAACCCTGATCACCGCCACATCGCTGGCGGGATCGGCGTTCGCGCAAGACATCAGCATCAATCTCGGCCAGGGCAATGGCGGCGTCACCGAGCGCGCGATCCAATTGATCGCGCTGCTGACGGTGCTGTCGATCGCGCCGTCGATCCTGATCATGATGACGTCGTTCACCCGGATCGTCGTCGTGCTGTCGCTACTGCGCACCGCACTCGGCACCGCGACCGCGCCGCCGAACTCCGTCATCATTGCGCTCGCGATGTTCTTGACCGCGTTCGTGATGGGACCGGTGTTGCAGAAATCCTATGACGACGGCATCAAGCCTTTGGTCGCCAACCAGATCGGCGTCGAGGAGGCGCTGCAGCGCGCCTCCGTGCCGCTGCGCGGCTTCATGGAGAAGAACGTCCGCGAAAAGGATTTAAAACTGTTCATGGACCTGTCGGGCGAACCGCCGCCGGCGACCCCTGAAGAAATGTCGCTGCGGATCCTGGTGCCGGCCTTCATGATCTCCGAACTGAAGCGCGCCTTCGAGATCGGCTTCTTGCTGTTCCTGCCATTCCTGATCATCGACCTCGTGGTGGCCTCGGTCTTGATGTCGATGGGCATGATGATGCTGCCGCCGGTCGTGGTGTCGCTGCCGTTCAAGCTGATCTTCTTCGTGCTGGTCGACGGCTGGTCGCTGGTGGCGGGGAGTCTGGTGCAGAGTTACGGGGGTTAA
- a CDS encoding caspase family protein yields the protein MHRDVLFAFLAALFLNLFVVPAFADNRVALVVGNGAYSRAPHLLNPVHDAEDVAAALKRSGFEIIIATDLDKAGMEDAIIKFARATRSADVAMFYYSGHALQFEGINYLMPVDAQLNDEADLRRMVRLDGVVADMQQAKSLRILVLDSCRDNPLADQLKRSIGAARSASIGRGLAKIDSPEGMIVAYATQAGRTADDGDGRNSPYTAAFLKNVEAKEEIGTIFRRISAEVYQATHQAQLPELSLSLIGEFYLNGKLQITATPATTPAPVDPCAAASDHWKSTEAINTKPAYEDHLARFPTCSFASLARTRIASLSMPDAAKDGGRFDGIWLGTLVCEPTKSGLPGWKTELTGRVTDGVFHAEFGRVGKPGSQTFDGTIEPDGTADILQKGWSGNRDPFHRPLGTEFNNKYLTKFDGPTEVAPDLTVLLAT from the coding sequence ATGCATCGAGATGTGCTATTTGCCTTTTTAGCTGCGCTGTTTCTCAACCTTTTTGTTGTCCCTGCCTTCGCCGACAATCGAGTTGCGCTTGTCGTCGGCAATGGCGCCTATTCTCGTGCGCCGCACCTGTTGAACCCCGTACACGACGCTGAAGACGTGGCGGCTGCGCTTAAGCGATCAGGCTTTGAGATCATCATTGCGACCGATCTCGATAAGGCCGGCATGGAAGATGCGATAATTAAATTTGCGCGGGCGACGCGCTCTGCGGACGTGGCGATGTTTTACTATAGCGGGCATGCGCTGCAATTCGAAGGCATCAACTACCTGATGCCGGTGGATGCCCAGTTAAACGACGAGGCAGACTTGCGGCGCATGGTTCGCCTCGACGGTGTCGTGGCTGACATGCAGCAGGCGAAGAGTTTGCGCATCCTTGTGCTGGATTCTTGCCGCGACAACCCGCTCGCCGACCAATTGAAACGCTCGATCGGGGCCGCCCGCAGCGCCAGCATTGGACGAGGTCTTGCAAAAATCGATAGTCCAGAAGGCATGATCGTCGCCTATGCGACGCAGGCCGGGCGTACAGCTGACGACGGTGACGGTCGCAACAGTCCCTACACAGCCGCGTTCCTCAAAAACGTCGAGGCGAAGGAAGAGATAGGCACTATTTTCCGCCGCATAAGCGCCGAGGTTTATCAGGCGACCCATCAAGCGCAGCTTCCAGAGCTGTCCTTATCGCTGATCGGCGAGTTCTATCTGAACGGCAAATTGCAGATCACCGCGACGCCGGCCACGACGCCTGCACCAGTCGATCCCTGCGCAGCCGCAAGCGACCATTGGAAGAGTACCGAGGCTATCAATACGAAGCCGGCATATGAAGATCACCTCGCGCGCTTTCCGACCTGTTCATTCGCAAGTCTCGCCCGAACCAGAATCGCTTCGCTATCGATGCCGGACGCAGCAAAAGACGGGGGCCGCTTCGACGGAATCTGGCTAGGAACCCTTGTCTGCGAACCCACCAAATCCGGATTGCCAGGCTGGAAGACCGAACTCACCGGAAGAGTCACAGACGGCGTCTTCCACGCCGAGTTTGGTCGGGTCGGCAAGCCCGGCTCGCAAACTTTCGATGGAACGATTGAACCTGATGGGACGGCAGATATTTTGCAGAAGGGCTGGAGCGGTAACAGGGATCCTTTTCACCGCCCGCTCGGTACAGAATTCAACAACAAGTATCTCACCAAATTCGATGGCCCCACGGAAGTGGCACCAGATCTGACCGTCCTTCTTGCAACGTGA
- the fliE gene encoding flagellar hook-basal body complex protein FliE yields MASPTVAANAYANLARILDTGGAGKGSDTGAGPSFSALLKDAVGSVLDVGKKSDAQTVAMAQGKANVMDVVTAVAETDVAVSTLVSVRDRVIQSYEDILKMPI; encoded by the coding sequence ATGGCTTCACCGACAGTCGCTGCCAATGCCTACGCCAATCTTGCACGCATCCTGGACACCGGCGGCGCCGGCAAGGGTTCCGACACCGGCGCCGGCCCGTCATTCAGCGCGCTGCTCAAGGACGCGGTCGGGAGCGTGCTGGATGTCGGAAAGAAGTCCGACGCGCAGACGGTGGCGATGGCGCAGGGCAAGGCCAATGTGATGGATGTGGTGACGGCGGTGGCCGAGACCGACGTCGCGGTCTCGACGCTGGTGTCGGTGCGCGACCGGGTGATCCAGTCCTACGAAGACATCCTGAAGATGCCGATCTGA
- a CDS encoding ABC transporter substrate-binding protein, producing MGSSANEVQAQRLVKAFESAWPEVGWVEGRNIHVDYRWAEPSQMRALAAEVVAAAPDVIVANGTSVLNAVREATSSIPVVFVGISDPEGVGIVANLARPGGNMTGLANFEPSMGGKWLQVLKEIAPHLTRVGVLRVPKTHVRILQSIRDTAASSAMEAIDCPVLDAAGIREAVGAFDGQQSTGLIILPDPVFSPLRSLILELAANQHHPAIYPFRNYAEEGGLLCYGINILDQVRRSAFYVDKILRGARPGDLPVQAPTKFELVINLKTAKALGLEVPATLLARADEVIE from the coding sequence ATGGGTTCTTCGGCGAACGAGGTGCAAGCACAGCGCCTCGTCAAGGCATTCGAATCTGCCTGGCCGGAGGTGGGGTGGGTCGAGGGCCGCAATATCCACGTCGACTATCGGTGGGCCGAACCGTCCCAAATGCGCGCTCTGGCGGCCGAGGTGGTGGCGGCGGCGCCGGATGTCATCGTCGCCAACGGAACATCGGTGCTCAATGCTGTGCGTGAGGCAACAAGCTCGATCCCGGTGGTATTTGTCGGAATTTCCGATCCGGAAGGCGTTGGCATCGTCGCCAACCTTGCCCGGCCGGGCGGCAACATGACCGGGCTTGCAAACTTCGAGCCTTCGATGGGCGGGAAATGGCTCCAGGTGCTGAAGGAAATAGCGCCGCATCTGACCCGTGTCGGCGTCCTCCGCGTTCCGAAAACCCATGTGAGAATTCTGCAGAGCATTCGGGACACCGCCGCTTCGAGCGCAATGGAAGCGATCGATTGCCCCGTGCTCGATGCTGCAGGGATTCGGGAAGCGGTTGGCGCTTTCGACGGGCAGCAGAGCACCGGCTTGATCATACTTCCTGATCCGGTCTTCTCCCCCCTTCGTTCATTGATCCTGGAGTTGGCCGCCAACCAACATCACCCGGCGATCTATCCGTTTCGGAATTACGCGGAAGAAGGTGGGTTGTTGTGCTACGGCATCAACATACTGGATCAGGTGCGGCGATCCGCCTTCTATGTCGACAAGATCTTGAGGGGCGCGCGACCGGGCGACCTGCCGGTGCAGGCGCCTACCAAATTCGAATTGGTCATCAATTTGAAGACGGCCAAGGCGCTTGGTCTGGAGGTCCCGGCAACGCTGCTCGCGCGCGCTGACGAGGTGATCGAGTAG